The Parabacteroides sp. AD58 genome includes a window with the following:
- a CDS encoding efflux transporter outer membrane subunit → MNKWIFMIGATCLLSSCGIYSTYKPQTSVPDNLYGEEIPAEDTVNLGNMSWRELFKDPQLQALIERGLQNNTDLRTAQLRVEEAKAALLSAKLSFLPSLAFSPQGTISSFDGETSKSYTVPVSASWELDVFGKLRNAKKQAQAAYEQSEDYQQAVHSSLIANIANTYYTLLMLDEQLAISEETAASWKETVQSTEALMNAGLADESAVSQMRATYFEVENSVLDLKEQINQVENSLALLLAETPQAFERGNLAAQEFPEELSVGVPLQLLANRPDVREAERQLEQAFYVTNQANAAFYPSITLSGSAGWTNAAGAIITNPGKFLASAVASLTEPLFNRGTLIAQKRIAKAQQEEASLAFQQKLLSAGSEVNDALTSYQTSRYKRSNYEQQIVSLENALRSTTLLMEHGTTTYLEVLTAKQALLSAELSQVANQFKEIQSVINLYQALGGGRM, encoded by the coding sequence ATGAATAAATGGATTTTCATGATAGGCGCTACTTGTTTACTGAGTAGTTGCGGTATATATTCAACCTATAAGCCACAGACGTCGGTCCCGGATAACTTGTATGGAGAAGAAATTCCGGCGGAAGACACAGTGAACTTGGGTAATATGAGCTGGCGGGAATTGTTTAAAGACCCGCAGCTCCAGGCTCTGATTGAACGGGGATTGCAGAATAATACGGATTTGCGTACGGCCCAGCTTCGGGTAGAAGAGGCTAAGGCGGCCTTGCTCTCGGCTAAATTGTCGTTTTTGCCTTCTTTGGCTTTCTCGCCGCAAGGAACGATCAGTAGTTTTGATGGAGAAACGTCAAAGAGCTATACGGTTCCGGTTTCAGCAAGTTGGGAACTGGATGTTTTCGGGAAGTTACGCAATGCCAAGAAGCAGGCTCAGGCTGCTTATGAACAGAGTGAAGATTATCAGCAGGCTGTTCATTCCAGTCTGATTGCCAATATAGCCAACACCTATTATACGTTGCTGATGCTCGATGAGCAATTGGCTATCTCGGAAGAAACAGCTGCTTCGTGGAAAGAAACGGTTCAGTCGACAGAAGCGTTGATGAATGCCGGCTTAGCCGATGAGAGTGCTGTTTCGCAGATGCGCGCCACTTATTTTGAGGTGGAAAATTCGGTGCTCGATTTAAAGGAGCAGATTAATCAGGTCGAGAACAGCCTGGCATTGTTGCTGGCTGAGACGCCGCAGGCTTTCGAACGGGGAAATCTGGCCGCACAGGAATTTCCGGAAGAGCTTTCGGTTGGTGTTCCATTGCAGCTTTTAGCGAATCGGCCGGATGTTCGGGAAGCTGAACGACAGTTGGAACAGGCTTTTTATGTGACGAACCAGGCTAACGCAGCCTTTTATCCGTCGATTACACTCAGTGGAAGCGCAGGCTGGACCAATGCAGCGGGAGCCATTATTACCAATCCGGGCAAATTCCTGGCTTCTGCCGTTGCTTCTCTGACTGAACCCTTGTTCAACCGGGGAACATTGATCGCTCAGAAGCGAATTGCTAAAGCACAGCAGGAAGAGGCTTCGTTGGCTTTTCAGCAGAAATTATTAAGTGCCGGCAGTGAAGTGAATGATGCGCTGACTTCTTATCAGACGAGCAGGTACAAACGCAGTAATTATGAACAGCAGATCGTCTCTTTAGAGAACGCCTTACGAAGCACGACTCTGTTGATGGAACATGGTACAACGACTTATCTGGAAGTCTTGACGGCTAAGCAAGCACTGTTGAGTGCGGAGCTGTCGCAAGTGGCCAATCAGTTCAAGGAAATCCAGAGTGTGATCAATCTGTATCAGGCTTTGGGTGGCGGACGTATGTGA
- a CDS encoding efflux RND transporter permease subunit produces the protein MKGNIFIKRPVMALSISILILIVGFISLGTLPVEQYPDIAPPTVRVEATYTGANAEAVMNSVIMPLEESINGVENMIYITSTATNSGSAEILVYFKQGTDPDMAAVNVQNRVSKAQGLLPSEVTKIGVSTTKRQNSFLQIDGLISPDKRYDETFLANYLDINVIPAIKRIQGVGDAQLLGDTYSMRIWMKPELMAQYGLVPSDVTAVLGEQNIEAPTGSLGENSDHVFQYTMKYKGRLKSTEEFENIVIRSQADGSVLRLKDIAEVELGRLSYGFHGEVDGVPGVIFMVYQVAGANATAVNQEISELLDDMSKELPTGTEFVQMMSVNDFLFASIHNVVETLVIAIILVVLVVYFFLQDFKSTLIPSISIIVSLIGTFACLQIAGFSINILTLFALVLAIGTVVDDAIIVVEAVQAKFDVGYKSSYLATKDAMSDVTMAVISCTCVFMAVFIPVTFMGGTSGVFYTQFGVTMAVAVGLSCINALTLCPALCAMLMKPSDGEKGAKSFNGRVRAAYNASYNALLGKYKKGLMFLFHHRWMTWTAFGVAIVLLVFLMSTTKTGLVPQEDQGVMMVNVSTSPGNTLVETDKVLDKVENILRNTPEVEHYSRTAGFGLISGQGTSYATLIIRMRNWDERKGEEHTVDAVMKRLNAQFALIKEAQIFCFQPAMIPGYGTGNSTELYLEDKTGGEMATFYQLAMQYLGALNQRPEVAMAYTSYAMNFPQISVDVDAAKCKRAGISPNTVLDALGSYCGGSYVSNFNKFGKVYRVMLQASPETRLDKHALDNMFVRNGEEMAPISQFVTVKNVLGAEVAKRFNLYNTITVNVNAAEGYSTGEVQQAIKEVAEQMLPTGYGYEYGGMAREEASSGGAQTVFVYVLCVVLIYLILSCLYESFLVPLAVILSVPFGLMGSFLFAKIAGLENNIYLQTGVIMLIGLLAKTAILITEYAIERRRKGMGIVSAAYSAAQARLRPILMTVLTMIFGMLPLMFSTGAGANGNGSLATGVVGGISVGTLALLFVVPVFFIFFEYLQEKLRKPKQEDEDMQVMYEKIKTQVERDALNTNS, from the coding sequence GGTTTACTTCAAACAGGGAACAGATCCGGATATGGCAGCTGTCAATGTACAGAACCGTGTTTCCAAAGCACAGGGTCTATTACCGTCGGAAGTAACGAAGATTGGTGTGAGTACAACAAAACGTCAGAACAGTTTCTTGCAGATTGATGGATTAATCAGTCCTGACAAGCGTTATGATGAAACGTTCCTGGCCAATTATCTGGATATAAATGTAATCCCTGCTATTAAACGTATTCAGGGAGTTGGTGATGCCCAGTTGTTGGGTGATACGTATAGTATGCGAATCTGGATGAAACCGGAATTGATGGCTCAATATGGATTGGTTCCTTCCGATGTAACCGCTGTTTTGGGGGAACAGAACATAGAAGCTCCGACAGGTTCGTTGGGTGAAAACTCAGACCATGTATTCCAATATACTATGAAATATAAAGGGCGTCTGAAAAGTACAGAAGAATTTGAGAATATCGTAATCCGTTCACAGGCGGATGGCTCGGTACTTCGTTTGAAAGATATAGCGGAAGTAGAATTAGGACGTCTTTCGTATGGTTTTCATGGCGAAGTAGATGGTGTCCCGGGTGTGATCTTTATGGTTTATCAGGTTGCAGGTGCGAATGCGACAGCTGTCAATCAGGAAATATCGGAATTATTGGATGATATGTCTAAAGAACTTCCTACAGGAACTGAGTTTGTTCAGATGATGAGTGTGAACGACTTCTTGTTCGCCTCTATCCATAATGTAGTGGAGACTCTGGTTATTGCCATCATTTTGGTCGTATTGGTGGTTTATTTCTTCTTACAGGATTTCAAGAGTACGTTGATCCCGTCTATTTCCATTATTGTTTCTTTGATCGGAACATTTGCCTGTTTGCAGATAGCCGGTTTCAGTATTAATATCTTGACATTGTTTGCCTTGGTATTGGCGATCGGTACGGTTGTGGATGATGCGATTATTGTGGTGGAAGCTGTGCAGGCAAAATTCGATGTTGGCTATAAATCCTCCTATTTGGCCACTAAGGATGCCATGAGCGATGTTACCATGGCGGTTATCTCCTGTACGTGCGTGTTTATGGCTGTATTTATCCCGGTTACCTTTATGGGAGGAACGTCAGGCGTATTCTATACGCAGTTTGGTGTGACAATGGCAGTAGCTGTCGGTTTGTCGTGTATTAATGCGTTGACCCTTTGTCCGGCGTTATGTGCCATGTTGATGAAGCCTTCGGATGGAGAAAAAGGTGCCAAGAGTTTTAACGGTCGGGTGCGTGCTGCTTATAACGCTTCTTACAATGCTTTGTTAGGAAAGTATAAAAAAGGATTGATGTTCCTGTTCCATCATCGTTGGATGACTTGGACGGCATTTGGAGTGGCAATTGTGTTGTTGGTATTTTTAATGTCTACTACGAAGACAGGGCTTGTTCCGCAGGAAGACCAGGGAGTTATGATGGTCAATGTAAGTACATCTCCGGGTAATACGTTGGTAGAAACAGACAAGGTATTGGATAAAGTAGAAAATATATTGAGAAATACGCCTGAAGTAGAACATTACTCAAGAACAGCCGGGTTTGGATTGATCTCCGGACAAGGAACATCCTATGCTACACTGATTATCCGTATGAGGAATTGGGATGAAAGAAAGGGCGAGGAACATACTGTAGATGCGGTAATGAAGCGATTGAATGCACAGTTTGCCCTGATTAAGGAAGCGCAGATCTTCTGTTTCCAGCCGGCTATGATTCCGGGTTACGGTACAGGTAACTCAACTGAATTGTATCTGGAAGACAAGACTGGTGGTGAAATGGCTACTTTCTATCAATTGGCAATGCAATATTTGGGAGCGTTGAACCAGCGGCCGGAAGTGGCGATGGCTTATACTTCGTATGCCATGAATTTCCCGCAGATTTCGGTCGATGTAGATGCAGCCAAGTGCAAGCGTGCCGGTATTTCTCCTAATACCGTATTGGATGCTTTGGGCTCTTATTGTGGTGGTTCGTATGTCTCAAACTTCAATAAGTTTGGTAAAGTATATCGTGTCATGCTGCAGGCATCGCCTGAAACCCGATTGGATAAACATGCTTTGGATAATATGTTTGTCCGCAATGGCGAGGAAATGGCCCCGATCAGTCAGTTTGTAACAGTAAAGAATGTATTGGGTGCTGAAGTGGCCAAGCGTTTTAACTTGTATAATACCATAACGGTGAATGTAAATGCGGCCGAAGGTTATTCTACGGGTGAAGTACAGCAGGCTATTAAGGAAGTGGCAGAGCAGATGCTTCCTACGGGTTATGGCTATGAATATGGTGGTATGGCTCGTGAAGAGGCTTCAAGCGGAGGAGCACAGACCGTATTTGTGTATGTCCTTTGTGTTGTCCTGATTTATCTGATTCTATCCTGTTTGTATGAAAGTTTCTTGGTGCCGCTGGCAGTTATCTTATCTGTTCCTTTTGGATTGATGGGTAGTTTCTTATTCGCTAAGATTGCAGGTCTGGAGAATAATATTTATCTGCAAACGGGAGTGATTATGTTGATCGGTCTGTTGGCGAAGACTGCTATCTTGATTACCGAGTATGCCATTGAACGCCGGCGAAAAGGTATGGGAATTGTTTCGGCTGCTTATTCTGCCGCCCAGGCTCGTCTGCGTCCGATTCTGATGACGGTCTTGACAATGATATTCGGTATGTTGCCTTTGATGTTCTCAACGGGTGCCGGAGCGAATGGAAATGGATCGTTGGCAACGGGTGTTGTCGGTGGTATCTCGGTTGGTACATTGGCCTTGCTTTTCGTTGTTCCGGTATTCTTTATCTTCTTTGAATATCTGCAGGAAAAACTGCGGAAACCGAAACAGGAAGACGAGGATATGCAGGTTATGTATGAGAAAATAAAAACACAGGTCGAACGGGACGCATTGAATACTAATAGTTAA